In Carassius auratus strain Wakin chromosome 36, ASM336829v1, whole genome shotgun sequence, the following are encoded in one genomic region:
- the LOC113055502 gene encoding major facilitator superfamily domain-containing protein 4A-like isoform X1, whose protein sequence is MKQLLNERICALFRSNWQQTLTYWSVFFSFGLCVAFLGPTILDLRCQTQSTLQEITLVFFSQQFLLFIGSTIGGFFSKTLVSSLSALAVSSLTISVVFAIIPLCHKLLVLAFAMAVSGLAMGIIDTISNLQLVKIYQKDSTVFLQALHFFVGLGALVSPLIADPFLSETSCVIGNSSTNATSLRHLRNKLAGRHVHNVSSVHLHTDGEVVTNVSYAFWIMAVANLPIPITILILMYRERLFVCRSDPSRRLLDGDVLAMKTWGATGLTEDAGHQKDTSRSHKGLFGCCLFGNTHSFPLSFFGIHILGGLVLFFSDGIVGSYTGFVYTYAVEPPMNLPHKTAGYLSCVFWAAITAGRLSAIPLSYRFKPVRLLIVSQVGVIVTLLLLLIVSNSSVFLFIGTCCLGLFISSIFPCILAFTEDILEYKGCATTVMVTSAGMGEMLLQVLVGLVMHNQGSFSFLLCGMIFDCLGFATFILLFFVQQSHKKLIDVLPGDSPAERLEENGIKTCSGAVLNSWDTSEQKTSLDP, encoded by the exons ATGAAGCAGCTGCTTAATGAACGGATCTGCGCTTTATTCCGCAGTAACTGGCAGCAAACTCTCACATATTGGAGTGTGTTTTTTAGTTTTGGACTCTGCGTCGCTTTTCTGGGTCCGACCATCCTGGACCTGAGATGTCAGACTCAGTCCACGCTACAGGAGATCACTCTGGTCTTCTTCTCCCAACAGTTCTTGCTCTTTATTGGAAGCACCATTGGAGGATTCTTCAGTAAAAC GCTTGTGAGTTCTTTGTCAGCGTTGGCTGTATCTAGCCTCACCATCTCTGTGGTTTTTGCCATCATCCCACTATGCCATAAGCTGCTCGTGTTGGCCTTTGCCATGGCGGTATCTGGTCTTGCCATGGGCATCATTGACACCATCTCTAACCTACAGCTGGTCAAGATCTACCAGAAAGACTCCACAGTTTTCCTGCAG GCCCTTCACTTCTTTGTGGGTCTCGGGGCATTAGTGAGTCCCCTCATCGCTGACCCCTTCCTGTCTGAGACCAGCTGTGTGATTGGGAACAGCAGCACCAATGCTACATCATTAAGGCATCTGAGGAACAAGCTCGCAGGAAGACATGTGCACAACGTGTCCAGTGTCCACCTCCACACCGACGGAGAGGTGGTGACCAATGTTTCCTATGCATTCTGGATCATGGCTGTCGCCAAT CTTCCCATTCCCATCACGATACTAATCCTCATGTATCGTGAGCGACTGTTTGTGTGCCGCTCAGACCCCAGTCGACGTTTACTAGATGGAGACGTGCTAGCGATGAAAACCTGGGGAGCCACAGGTCTGACCGAAGACGCTGGACATCAGAAAGACACTTCCAGAA GCCATAAAGGCTTGTTCGGCTGCTGTCTCTTTGGCAACACGCACAGCTTTCCGCTGTCTTTCTTTGGGATCCATATCCTCGGGGGTCTGGTGCTCTTCTTTTCTGACGGTATAGTG GGCTCATACACAGGCTTTGTGTACACCTACGCAGTGGAGCCCCCTATGAATCTACCTCACAAGACCGCCGGATACTTGAGCTGCGTCTTCTGGGCGGCGATCACTGCAGGCCGACTGTCAGCCATACCTCTGTCCTACAGATTTAAACCTGTCCGCTTGCTCATCGTTAGTCAG GTGGGTGTGATAGTCACACTTCTTCTGCTGCTAATCGTCTCCAACAGTAGTGTGTTCCTCTTCATCGGCACCTGCTGTCTCGGCCTATTTATAAGCAGTATCTTCCCCTGCATACTAGCATTCACTGAAGACATCCTGGAGTACAAAG GTTGTGCCACCACAGTCATGGTGACCAGTGCAGGGATGGGTGAGATGTTACTCCAGGTGCTTGTGGGTTTG GTGATGCACAATCAAGGTAGCTTCAGTTTCCTGTTGTGTGGAATGATCTTTGACTGCCTGGGATTCGCCACCTTCATTCTgctgttcttcgtccagcaaaGTCACAAAAAATTAATAGATG
- the LOC113055502 gene encoding major facilitator superfamily domain-containing protein 4A-like isoform X2, translated as MKQLLNERICALFRSNWQQTLTYWSVFFSFGLCVAFLGPTILDLRCQTQSTLQEITLVFFSQQFLLFIGSTIGGFFSKTLVSSLSALAVSSLTISVVFAIIPLCHKLLVLAFAMAVSGLAMGIIDTISNLQLVKIYQKDSTVFLQALHFFVGLGALVSPLIADPFLSETSCVIGNSSTNATSLRHLRNKLAGRHVHNVSSVHLHTDGEVVTNVSYAFWIMAVANLPIPITILILMYRERLFVCRSDPSRRLLDGDVLAMKTWGATGLTEDAGHQKDTSRSHKGLFGCCLFGNTHSFPLSFFGIHILGGLVLFFSDGIVGSYTGFVYTYAVEPPMNLPHKTAGYLSCVFWAAITAGRLSAIPLSYRFKPVRLLIVSQVYNTCGLHQKRCVTHNAPRTTLDRNKHPCSASASASALLCAVHSPGRTSVYLG; from the exons ATGAAGCAGCTGCTTAATGAACGGATCTGCGCTTTATTCCGCAGTAACTGGCAGCAAACTCTCACATATTGGAGTGTGTTTTTTAGTTTTGGACTCTGCGTCGCTTTTCTGGGTCCGACCATCCTGGACCTGAGATGTCAGACTCAGTCCACGCTACAGGAGATCACTCTGGTCTTCTTCTCCCAACAGTTCTTGCTCTTTATTGGAAGCACCATTGGAGGATTCTTCAGTAAAAC GCTTGTGAGTTCTTTGTCAGCGTTGGCTGTATCTAGCCTCACCATCTCTGTGGTTTTTGCCATCATCCCACTATGCCATAAGCTGCTCGTGTTGGCCTTTGCCATGGCGGTATCTGGTCTTGCCATGGGCATCATTGACACCATCTCTAACCTACAGCTGGTCAAGATCTACCAGAAAGACTCCACAGTTTTCCTGCAG GCCCTTCACTTCTTTGTGGGTCTCGGGGCATTAGTGAGTCCCCTCATCGCTGACCCCTTCCTGTCTGAGACCAGCTGTGTGATTGGGAACAGCAGCACCAATGCTACATCATTAAGGCATCTGAGGAACAAGCTCGCAGGAAGACATGTGCACAACGTGTCCAGTGTCCACCTCCACACCGACGGAGAGGTGGTGACCAATGTTTCCTATGCATTCTGGATCATGGCTGTCGCCAAT CTTCCCATTCCCATCACGATACTAATCCTCATGTATCGTGAGCGACTGTTTGTGTGCCGCTCAGACCCCAGTCGACGTTTACTAGATGGAGACGTGCTAGCGATGAAAACCTGGGGAGCCACAGGTCTGACCGAAGACGCTGGACATCAGAAAGACACTTCCAGAA GCCATAAAGGCTTGTTCGGCTGCTGTCTCTTTGGCAACACGCACAGCTTTCCGCTGTCTTTCTTTGGGATCCATATCCTCGGGGGTCTGGTGCTCTTCTTTTCTGACGGTATAGTG GGCTCATACACAGGCTTTGTGTACACCTACGCAGTGGAGCCCCCTATGAATCTACCTCACAAGACCGCCGGATACTTGAGCTGCGTCTTCTGGGCGGCGATCACTGCAGGCCGACTGTCAGCCATACCTCTGTCCTACAGATTTAAACCTGTCCGCTTGCTCATCGTTAGTCAG GTGTACAATACATGTGGTTTGCACCAAAAAAGGTGCGTCACCCACAATGCACCAAGGACAACTTTGGACAGGAACAAACATCCTTgttctgcctctgcctctgcctctgctctgctctgcGCTGTCCATTCGCCAGGCAGGACTTCTGTTTATCTGGGGTGA
- the LOC113055500 gene encoding cyclin-dependent kinase 18-like has product MNKMKNFKRRFSLSVPRTETIEENEFTEQINQLNICCSDGVVPSSLGLHSLQPSPVAPDSQAQSPTQLQYCNKVPHRRFSMEDVTKRMSLPMDIRLPPEFLKKLQMENPPPCKPLSRMSRRASLSDIGFGKLETYVKLGKLGEGTYATVFKGRSKLTENLVALKEIRLEHEEGAPCTAIREVSLLKNLKHANIVTLHDIIHTDRCLTLVFEYLDSDLKQYLDNCGNLMSMHNVKIFTFQLLRGLSYCHKRKILHRDLKPQNLLINDKGELKLADFGLARAKSVPTKTYSNEVVTLWYRPPDVLLGSTEYSTPIDMWGVGCILYEMATGRPMFPGSTVKEELHLIFRLMGTPTEESWPRITANEEFKSYLFPQYRAQALINHVPRLDTEGIDLLTALLLYDTKCRISAESALRHSYFLTLGENIHSIPDTSSVFSLREIQLQKDPGHKSSVFQPPGRGKNRRQSIF; this is encoded by the exons ATGAATAAGATGAAGAACTTCAAGAGGCGGTTCTCACTTTCCGTGCCACGAACAGAGACGATAGAGGAGAACGAGTTTACAGAACAGATAAACCAGCTCAACATCTGCTGCAGTGACG GTGTGGTGCCCAGTAGTCTGGGTCTACACAGCCTGCAACCCAGTCCAGTGGCTCCAGACAGCCAGGCTCAATCTCCTACACAACTGCAGTACTGCAACAAAGTCCCGCACCGCCGATTCTCCATGGAG GATGTAACTAAGAGGATGTCTCTGCCCATGGACATCCGTCTCCCACCAGAGTTTCTGAAGAAGTTACAGATGGAAAACCCTCCACCGTGCAAACCACTCAGCCGCATGTCCAGAAGAGCCTCACTG TCGGACATTGGCTTTGGGAAACTGGAGACCTATGTGAAGTTGGGAAAACTAGGAGAG GGCACATACGCAACGGTATTCAAGGGTCGCAGCAAACTCACAGAAAACCTGGTGGCCCTGAAAGAGATTCGTCTGGAGCATGAAGAGGGCGCCCCGTGCACGGCCATACGGGAAG TGTCACTGCTGAAGAACCTGAAGCACGCCAACATCGTAACGCTTCATGACATCATCCATACGGACCGATGTCTCACCCTCGTCTTTGAGTACCTG GACAGTGACTTGAAGCAATACCTCGACAACTGTGGAAACCTAATGAGCATGCACAATGTGAAG ATATTCACATTCCAGCTTCTTCGTGGTTTATCATATTGTCATAAGAGGAAGATTCTCCACCGGGACCTGAAGCCTCAGAATCTGCTCATTAATGACAAGGGAGAACTCAAACTGGCAGACTTTG GTTTGGCCAGAGCAAAATCAGTCCCAACAAAAACCTATTCGAATGAGGTTGTGACCTTGTGGTACCGACCTCCTGATGTCCTGCTGGGCTCCACGGAGTACTCAACGCCGATAGACATGTG GGGCGTGGGCTGTATCCTGTACGAAATGGCCACAGGCCGTCCCATGTTTCCTGGATCGACTGTCAAAGAGGAACTACACCTGATATTTCGACTCATGG GCACCCCAACTGAGGAGAGCTGGCCCAGAATCACAGCTAATGAGGAATTCAAATCCTACCTGTTTCCTCAGTACAGAGCACAAGCGCTCATTAATCATGTGCCCAG gcTTGACACTGAGGGAATAGACCTTCTTACGGCTCTATTGTTG tatGACACCAAGTGCAGGATTTCTGCTGAGTCGGCTCTGAGACACTCTTACTTCCTGACTCTGGGCGAGAACATCCACTCCATACCTGACA CCTCATCTGTGTTTTCACTGAGGGAGATCCAGCTACAGAAGGATCCGGGACACAAAAGCTCAGTATTCCAGCCACCAG GTCGAGGCAAAAACCGCAGACAAAGCATATTCTGA